A single genomic interval of Osmia lignaria lignaria isolate PbOS001 chromosome 9, iyOsmLign1, whole genome shotgun sequence harbors:
- the sqh gene encoding myosin regulatory light chain sqh, whose product MSSRKTAGRRATTKKRAQRATSNVFAMFDQAQIAEFKEAFNMIDQNHDGFIDKEDLHDMLASLGKNPTDDYLEGMMNEAPGPINFTMFLTLFGERLQGTDPEDVIKNAFGCFDEENTGHINEERLRELLTTMGDRFTDDDVDEMYREAPIKGSMFDYIEFTRILKHGAKDKDEQ is encoded by the exons ATGTCTTCACGCAAAACGGCCGGACGTCGGGCAACGACGAAGAAACGTGCACAACGCGCAACATCAAATGTCTTTGCAATGTTCGATCAAGCTCAAATCGCTGAATTTAAAGAAGCTTTTAACATGATCGATCAAAATCATGATGGTTTTATTGATAAAGAAGATCTCCACGACATGCTCGCCTCGTTAG GTAAAAATCCTACTGACGACTATCTGGAAGGAATGATGAACGAAGCTCCAGGACCAATCAATTTTACAATGTTTTTAACCTTGTTTGGCGAAAGGCTTCAGGGTACAGATCCGGAAGATGTAATTAAAAACGCTTTTGGTTGTTTCGACGAAGAAAATACTGGCCATATAAACGAAGAACGTCTTCGAGAATTACTTACCACAATGGGAGATAG attCACGGACGACGATGTTGACGAAATGTATCGCGAAGCGCCAATCAAAGGATCGATGTTCGATTATATAGAATTTACACGAATTTTAAAACACGGAGCTAAAGACAAGGATGAAcagtaa